The Novosphingobium sp. P6W DNA window CGCCATCGCTCTCGATTGGCGCGGGTATCGGTGATCTGCTTCGCGGCATATTCCCCGACTACCCGGCAGGAGCAGTCGTGCTGCTTGGGATGGTCGCCTATTTTACGGGCGTTGTACGCGCACCGCTAACCGCAGTCATCATTATCTCGGAAACGACTGCAAGCCGCGGCTTGATGATGCCTCTGCTCGCAGCAGCGCTCATTGGTGAGTTTGCTGCGCAACTGATCTGCAAGGAAAAGCTTTATCATGGCCTGTCGCAGCGGTTCCTGAAGTTAACACCTTCAGCCGCGTAGATCCATGAGCATCAACGCCGGCACGTCAGCCTGACTTGAGCAGGGCGGCTGCGCAAGACGGCCTGACCAAATCGGCGCGCCGGAAACGGCTGGAACTCATTCCACCTGCGCGAGATAGTGCCCGTAGCCTTGCGCTTCCATGTCTTCGCGGTGGACAAAGAGACCAGGGCAAAATGGGGGCTATGCGGCAGATTTCATATCGGGATACCAACGCTGGAAGCAACGCCGCAAATCGCCATTGAGGGTCTGGGTTCGGGTCTGGAGAAGCAGGTGGGCGCCGACCTTGGTCCAACGCATTTGCTGCTTCTTGACCATGCGGCGTGACAGGACCTGATTGACAGCCGATTCCGTGAAACCGGAAGAGATGCGTTCACCGTTGCGCCACTTGTCGCCATAATTGGTGATGAAGTCGGCATTCCTACGGATATAGACGCTGAATTCGCTAAGTGCCTTCTCGAGCTTAGCGGCGACTTCCTTATTGTCGGCGAGTTCAAGATCCCAGGTGAGCAGGTCGGCCGCTTCCGCACCGTCGACATGATTGCCCTGCCATAACAGCCATTTGATCCGAGCCAGGTCGCGGTCGATGCGATCCGAGAGATCGGTTGTATCAATGCTGACAATCGATTTGGCCATCTGCCGCATGACGGTGATCCGCATGGTGATATGGAACCAATCGAGCCAGTGCTCAGCTTCGCCATGCAGGTGCAGCTGAAGATTGCGCACGGTATCGCCGCCATCGGAAACAAAGTGAATGCTCTGCCCTCTGGCAAGGCCTTGTGCATCAAGTACAGCGCCCAATCGTCGCCGTGGTCTTGTGTCGAGCGATTGAACCATGGCGAAGCATTTGGCATCGCCTTTGTCGGGAACGCTTTTGCCGACCATCACCTCGAACCAGCCCGCCTTGCGGTTGCTGCCCTCGCGTGCATGGACATAGTCCCCGTCCAAGCCGACCGTCATAGGCGCGGGCGGCCGGTCCTTGCCGTCTGGCATAGATGACTGGGTGTTGATCATGCCAATCTCGTCACCAAGGTCGGCTTCGAGGCAATTCGCCACCCGATGCAGTTGTCGCCGGACCGACCGCGGCGATAATCGATGCTCGAGCGGCAGAATATCCGCGAGCAGATCGCATGTCAGGCCATAGGACATGAGCGAGGCCCATTTGGTCTGGAGATAGACCAGCTCAGGCGTTGACCGTTCGGGAAACAGGGCGGCGATCGGGCTGAAACTGGATCGCTTCGCGCACGCACATCGGCAGTGGTAAAGGCGCTGCGATGGAATCGTCAGCGAGCCGAACAGGGTTCGCAAGACGATATTGCTGGCGCTCTTGACCGAGCGAGGCAACGCACATGCCAGGCAAGGTTTGATCATGGTTTCGTAGTCCCTCGCCTGCGCCAGAATCATGTGTTTCTGACAAGCAGCGAGCAGCGATTTAGCCTCGTCCAGCGTCAGTCCAGCTGTCGCCGGCCCAAATCCGACACGCTCAAGGCTGGCTAGTTGATCGGTCTCGACAATCACGCCGTCGGCATCCTCAATCACCAGTTGCAAACGAAAATGCATCGTCCATCGCCTCAACCCAGGCCAGTTTTGCCGAGCGAAGGCTGGTGTTGAGCAGGGCCCTGTCGAAATGCATCCAGCGGCTCCATTCGATGACCTGCTTCGCCCGCTCCCGGAACTGTCCCGCATCCTCCAGCACCTCGTCCAATAGATCGGCGAGAAGATCGATGACCTCGAATGGGTGGCGAATGCGCTGAGGGTCGGTCATATACGATCGCCCGCTTCCGCACCATTCCGGCGGCGCTCCCCATTTGCCGCCAATGCAAATTGGCCAGAAACGCGGACGCTCGACAAGCATTACCTTCTCCAGGCGGAGCTGGCAGCGCCAGCCACCATAGTCGTAACCAATGCGTTCGCCCGGCTTCAGGCAAAAGCTCGAAAGCGGCTTTTCTGCCGTTTCGCTGAGATCGGAACCGCCATAACCCCGGCGACGACCGAACTGGGCAAGCCCGTGAATCCGAAACTCGTGCCAGCTTCGGTCGCCCCATCCCATGCACAGCTGGATCAGTAGGTGAAGCTCGTCAATTGTCATATCCGGCCGCACAAGCAATCGACGCCAAGGCGCAGGACTAACGTCAAGTAGCATCACGTGAAGCTGATAGCGATCCTCGGGATAAACCACTTTGGCCATCGCCAGCAGCTGCCCTATCCCGAGCTCAACCGCTACTCAGTTGAACTCCAGCCCCCGTTTTGCCCTGGTCTCTGAATATGCCCTGATGCGCCTCACGCATCACCGGAGACTGGTCTCTCAGGTAATCAAAATAGCCGTAGGGATCGTCGATGAACCGATCGCTGCGGAAGAAATCATGCGCTTCAAACTCGCTGGTCGTATCGTTCATGTTCTCTCCTGCGACGCGCTGCCGGCATGCTCCGGGGTCATGATCGTCTAAAAGCCCGGGCAAGTGTAACGCCGAGACGACGCGCCTTCCACCGGTTCGCCTCAGGCTCGAAGAGCATCGCCCAAACGATCCAGTCTGCTCACTACGGTCTATTGATGGCAGGTTTCTTTCTCAGGCTACCGCAGTCGCCGATCGGCCGGTACGGTAGCCGGGCTGCGCCGGTTCACCGAAAGCTGAAAGGACCTGCTCGAACCGGGCCTTGACGTCCTCTGCGTATTCGGGATGGGTGATGATGTAGGGCTCATTGGCCTCGACAGCGCGTACCACCGCGCGGCCGAGCCACACCGGCTCCATCATGTTCGCCCGGATCGCCGCTGCCCGCGCTTCGTCAAAGGAGACCGGGCCGGAAGACATAGATTCGGACATGCGGCTTCGCGTCAGCCCCGGGAACAGTGTGGAGACGCCGACGCCAGCAGGCGCGAGTTCGGCGCGTACAGCGTCGGAGAGGCCGAGCACCGCGAACTTGCTCGCTGAATAGGCTGCGAAGCTGGCGAAGGGATTGAGTCCGTTCATCGACGAAGTGTTGACGATGTGGCCCCGGCCGCGCCCGATCATGCCGGGTGCGAAAGCGGTGATCCCATGGAAGACGCCGGTCACGTTAATGCTCATCAGCCGTTCAAAATCGGCGGCGCACATCTCGACTAGGGGCCGGAAGCCCGACGAAATCCCTGCATTGTTGCAGAGCACGTCCACCGCGCCGAACCTATCCTCGGCCACTGATCTTGCCGCCGCCCAGCTGTCGGCATCAGTGACGTCGAGCTGCACAACCGCCACGTCGCTGTCGGCGGGAAGCCTGTCTGCTTCTTCCTGCGCGTATCCGACATTGATGTCGGCAAGGACGATCCTGGCGCCGCGCTCGGCGAAGGCCATCGCCATACCGCCGCCGATACCCCCACCACCCCCAGATATGAAGACGACCTTTGCGGTTACGTCCATCCCCGTTCTCCCATGCTCAAATTTGATCAGAAATCGGCTGGCGCGCGCGTCACGCGCATCGCCTCGCGCAGGGGTCGGTGCCTGTCCTCGTCGGACGCCTGCACGTCGATCGCGAGCGAGACGTGGGCATAAGTCAGGATAAGGTCGAGCAACCGGCGCTCCTCGTCATTGAGGTCACGCAGCGGCTTGGCGTCGAGTTGGCTGAGACCTGCTTCGATGAGGGGCGCACAGGCCGCATGGAACGCGGCGCGTTCGCCGGGTGGATACGCGCCTCGCACGGCAGCGCGGTCCGCCGCGGTGCGGCCTGCCCAGTTCGCAGCGAAAGGTTCGAGGGCTTCGAAACCGGCGGGAAGGTTCGCGGTCATCGCACATTCTGCGCCTGATGACGCTCCACCGCCGCGGCGACCTGCTGGTACAGGTGGCGGCACAGGACTTCCTGGGTCTGGAAGTGAATGTGCTTGAGCGCGCCGCTGCTCAGGCCCTTCTGCCCGGCCTCGATGACGGCTCGGTCCTCGGCATGGATGTCGCGCGCGGTGGCCATCAGCAATTCGCGCGCGAAGCTCTCGCTGGCGGAGGAATCCTCGCCGATCCAGTAGACCCGGATCACGCCGCGCGAGCGAGTGGCGTCGATAGGCATGATTACGTGGGAGAAATGCTGGACCGGTGAGCCGAACAGGAAGAAATTCGGGAACAGCGCGATATAGTCCTTCGCGTCGTTCAGGCCAAGACCGTTTACCGCTGCAGCCCGGCCCGCTGCTGCGTATGCCAGCATCGCGGCCGGCGGAGGTGGCGGCGCGGAGACGTTGGACCAGATCGTCTGGGTACGATGCTGTCCATGGAAGCCGTAGCGGACCGGATATCCGAACGGATTGTCCGGGCCGGTCGCTGCTCCGCCGGACCGCGGATGAATGAAGCGTAAATGGTAGTTTTCCTGAAAGTTGTCGTAAGTCAGCTTCCAATTGGCGTCGATTTCGTAGACATATTCGTGGAACGCCGTCGCACGGGCCACCAGAAACGCATCGAGCCGGTCGGCCAAGTCGCCGAGCCATTCGCGCAGCGGTGGCGGGCGGTCGGCGAAGTTGATGAAGATAAGCCCTGCACAGACCTCGACCGCCACCTTCGGCAGCGAGCAGTCCTCCTTCGCCACATGGAACTGGCCGAAGTCAGGCGCCGAGATCAGCCCACCGTCGGTGCCGAAGGTCCACATGTGATAGGGGCAACTGAACGTCGACTGCCGCCCCGCCTCTGCTTCGACCAGCTGAGTGCCCCGGTGCGTGCAGACATTGTGAAAAGCGCGGATCGCACCGTCCTTCCCCCTGACGATTAGGATCGATGCCTTTGCGAACTCAATCTCGCGGCGGATGAAGCTGCCCGGCTCAGGCAGTTCGCAGACGTGGCCGACCTCAATCCAGCTCTTCAGGAAGACGGCCTGGCGTTCAAGTTCATAAAAGTTGGGATCGTAAAACGGTTCGGCGGGAATGGGATCGGTGCCGAGCCAATCGACCTGTGATTGCGATACCGGACTGAATACAGCGGCTTGCCCTGCCATGGCGCCTTGGCTCCTCTCCATCGCGTCCGCCGGATGACTCGGCTGGTCCGCTATCAAGCCATCTTAAACACGCTTAACCGACAATTACAACACATGTGTCGAAATTGTTATCTTATCCGTCCAGCAAGCCGTCGCGCTTGAGAACACGCAGGTGCTCCTTGCTGAACCGGTCCACCACCTCGTCCACGGGCATGTCCGGCCGCACGCTACCCACGAACACGCGAGGCGCGATGAAGGCGGCGGTCAGCATGATCAGTGAGTATATCTCCGCGTCGAAGTTGTCGGACCCCGCCGCGCGCGCATCGCGAGCGATGCCTGAGACCAAGGCGTCCCAGCGCGGATAGCGTGTCCGGATGTCGCCCGGCGTCAAGAAGTCGTCGATAAACAGCTTGGCGACTTCGCTGTTTTCCAGCACGAAGCGGGTAATGTGGGCGATCCGCTCCTCGCGGGGCATCTCGTCGCTGAAGCCGCGCGTCAGTTGCTGCGCGGACCAGTCCTTGACCGCCTCGATCAGTTCCTCGCGGTGGGCAAAATGATAATAGAGCGTTGTGCGGTTGACGCCGGCCGCACGGGAAATCGCCGCCATCGACAAAGCGTCGACGCCCTTACCCGAGATCAGGCTGACGGCTGTTTCGATGATGACCTGGTGCGTCGCCTCAAACCCCTTGTTGCGTGAGCTCACCATGTCTTTTCGTATTGTCGTCAAGGTCAGACCCTTCGTGAAGCGCCGGCCTTCTAGCAGGTGATCGCAAAATGGACGAGCCTTCCCAGCCCTGTTCGAGGCTTGACCCGACCCGATGCCAAACACTCCCCACTAACACGCCCCGCCCCTGTTGTGGACGTCCCCAAGCCAAAATGACGTGCCCGAATCCGGCCGTTCATTCATCGCCTTAGAGTGGGACACCGCGTAATTGATTTAACCACCTTGGTGCATGGTACGAAGTCGCCTTGGCGCTTCAATGCAGGAGGATGGCTACGCCATGTCCTGACTGAACTGCCCCAGCGCCCTCACGACGCCGATATCGACGACCTGCTGCCATTCAACTTCGAAAGACACGCCCGACCCGCCGACGTCGTTGCGGTGGCCTGTCTCGTCCAGCGTCAACGATGATGGCCGCACTGCCTCCGGAAGCAACGTGCTACGAAATGCGCGCTTACGGTCGGTCATATACGATCGCCCGCTTCCGCACCATTCGGGCGGCGCTCTCCATTTGCCGCCAATGCAAATTGGCCCGAAACGCGGACGCTCGACAAGCATTACCTTCTCCAGGCAAAGCTGGCAGCGCCAGCCACCATAGTCGTAACCAATGCGTTCGCCCGGCGTCAGGCAAAAGCTCGAAAGCGGCTTTTTTTCGGCCGTTTCGCTGAGATCGGCACCGCCACGACCACGACGACGACCGATCTGGGCAAGCCCGTGGATCCGAACCTCGTGCCAGCTTCGGTCGCCCCACCCCATGCACAGCTGGACAAGTCGGTATAACTCCTCAATTGTCATATCCGGCCGCACAAGAAATCGACGCTAGGCCGCGGGACCAACGTCAAGCAGCATCACATGAAGTGATAGCAATCCTCGGGATAAACCACTTTGGCCATCGCCAGCAGCTGCCAGATCCCGAACTCAACCGCTACTCAGTTGAACTCCAGGCCACGTTTTGCCTTGGTTTCACAGGCAGGCAGCTTTCGGGCACGGGATTGTTAAAAGCTGCCTTTGAGCCAAAGTCACAACCGTTCGGTAGTGACCCTGCCAACGTCAAACTTCGACGCAGCGTCCATGACCGGCGATACCAACGGTCACGAACGATGATGCCGATCTGGCCTATCAAAGCGACGAGCTAATCACGCAATAAACAAGTGTCGGAACGCCAACGACGAGAATTAGCAAAGCAAGGTTTAGGTCAATAAATCCACCCAGACGGCTGAGCCTGCTGTTGGAATCAGTTTCATAATGTGTGGTCGCTTCGTCTTCTATTTCCAAAGAGGAATTGTTAGAAAAGAAGTGCTTGGGTCTTGAGCCTAGCCGCTGACGATTCTCTACGACGCGAATCCCATCGATATGGTGCGATAGGAGATGGTGCGGCTTTTCAGTAAATTCTGACATGTGCGATTCCCGCTTATTCGAGATCGCGGACGCGCTTCGCGCGTCCACGGGATCAAAATCGAATAGAGCCCGAACTCAAGCGGCAAATGTGCGCGAGCTCGGGCTAGCGGCGTGCGGCGAGTTGGCCGGCGTGATCAATGAACCGCTTATATGTCTCAAGCAGAGGCATCCAGCGATCGCGGTACACCTCCTTAATGTCAAATCGACGTGGCAGCCGATCGTTTATTCCAGCGGAACATCCGCTTCGTAAGGAGGTAGGATCAGGCCTGCTTTCCAAGAGATGTCGGCGCCGTGCTACGAGCTGGTTGCCCGACGT harbors:
- a CDS encoding ISKra4 family transposase; this encodes MHFRLQLVIEDADGVIVETDQLASLERVGFGPATAGLTLDEAKSLLAACQKHMILAQARDYETMIKPCLACALPRSVKSASNIVLRTLFGSLTIPSQRLYHCRCACAKRSSFSPIAALFPERSTPELVYLQTKWASLMSYGLTCDLLADILPLEHRLSPRSVRRQLHRVANCLEADLGDEIGMINTQSSMPDGKDRPPAPMTVGLDGDYVHAREGSNRKAGWFEVMVGKSVPDKGDAKCFAMVQSLDTRPRRRLGAVLDAQGLARGQSIHFVSDGGDTVRNLQLHLHGEAEHWLDWFHITMRITVMRQMAKSIVSIDTTDLSDRIDRDLARIKWLLWQGNHVDGAEAADLLTWDLELADNKEVAAKLEKALSEFSVYIRRNADFITNYGDKWRNGERISSGFTESAVNQVLSRRMVKKQQMRWTKVGAHLLLQTRTQTLNGDLRRCFQRWYPDMKSAA
- a CDS encoding plasmid pRiA4b ORF-3 family protein, with protein sequence MAKVVYPEDRYQLHVMLLDVSPAPWRRLLVRPDMTIDELHLLIQLCMGWGDRSWHEFRIHGLAQFGRRRGYGGSDLSETAEKPLSSFCLKPGERIGYDYGGWRCQLRLEKVMLVERPRFWPICIGGKWGAPPEWCGSGRSYMTDPQRIRHPFEVIDLLADLLDEVLEDAGQFRERAKQVIEWSRWMHFDRALLNTSLRSAKLAWVEAMDDAFSFATGD
- a CDS encoding SDR family oxidoreductase codes for the protein MDVTAKVVFISGGGGGIGGGMAMAFAERGARIVLADINVGYAQEEADRLPADSDVAVVQLDVTDADSWAAARSVAEDRFGAVDVLCNNAGISSGFRPLVEMCAADFERLMSINVTGVFHGITAFAPGMIGRGRGHIVNTSSMNGLNPFASFAAYSASKFAVLGLSDAVRAELAPAGVGVSTLFPGLTRSRMSESMSSGPVSFDEARAAAIRANMMEPVWLGRAVVRAVEANEPYIITHPEYAEDVKARFEQVLSAFGEPAQPGYRTGRSATAVA
- a CDS encoding aromatic ring-hydroxylating dioxygenase subunit alpha produces the protein MAGQAAVFSPVSQSQVDWLGTDPIPAEPFYDPNFYELERQAVFLKSWIEVGHVCELPEPGSFIRREIEFAKASILIVRGKDGAIRAFHNVCTHRGTQLVEAEAGRQSTFSCPYHMWTFGTDGGLISAPDFGQFHVAKEDCSLPKVAVEVCAGLIFINFADRPPPLREWLGDLADRLDAFLVARATAFHEYVYEIDANWKLTYDNFQENYHLRFIHPRSGGAATGPDNPFGYPVRYGFHGQHRTQTIWSNVSAPPPPPAAMLAYAAAGRAAAVNGLGLNDAKDYIALFPNFFLFGSPVQHFSHVIMPIDATRSRGVIRVYWIGEDSSASESFARELLMATARDIHAEDRAVIEAGQKGLSSGALKHIHFQTQEVLCRHLYQQVAAAVERHQAQNVR
- a CDS encoding TetR/AcrR family transcriptional regulator, translated to MVSSRNKGFEATHQVIIETAVSLISGKGVDALSMAAISRAAGVNRTTLYYHFAHREELIEAVKDWSAQQLTRGFSDEMPREERIAHITRFVLENSEVAKLFIDDFLTPGDIRTRYPRWDALVSGIARDARAAGSDNFDAEIYSLIMLTAAFIAPRVFVGSVRPDMPVDEVVDRFSKEHLRVLKRDGLLDG